Proteins found in one Methylobacterium sp. CB376 genomic segment:
- a CDS encoding LysR family transcriptional regulator → MQAVQQLRELGGLDELAAFVTVAEAGSFAAAAKLLGRDASVLSRRVSQLEERLGVRLLSRTTRRVALTEVGAVYCRRVQGLLEELASASREASDSAAAPQGLLRVSLPVSFGRQWVAPLLPGFLARHPRIRIDLRLTDRFVDVVAEGFDVAIRVAAGPQRDSSLTTRRIASYRNLLVAAPGYLAARGAPRTPADLLRHACLGFTGYAAWPDWPLIKDGRRETIRPACSLVADHSEALLAAAIGGAGITFTSHWLAGPALRAGTLVEVLPGWEGTERGGVYAILPPGRLVPTKSRLFVDEVAGAIRAGWAR, encoded by the coding sequence ATGCAGGCGGTGCAGCAATTGCGGGAGCTGGGCGGCCTCGACGAACTGGCGGCCTTCGTGACCGTGGCCGAGGCGGGCAGCTTCGCGGCGGCGGCCAAGCTGCTCGGCCGGGACGCGTCCGTGCTCTCGCGGCGGGTGAGCCAGCTGGAGGAGCGCCTCGGCGTGCGGCTGCTCTCGCGCACCACGCGGCGCGTCGCGCTGACGGAGGTGGGCGCGGTCTATTGCCGTCGGGTGCAGGGGCTGCTGGAGGAGCTGGCGAGCGCCAGCCGCGAGGCCAGCGATTCCGCGGCCGCGCCCCAGGGCCTCCTGCGGGTGTCGCTCCCGGTCTCGTTCGGGCGGCAATGGGTGGCGCCGCTGCTGCCCGGGTTCCTCGCCCGGCACCCGCGCATCCGCATCGATCTCCGCCTGACCGACCGGTTCGTCGACGTGGTCGCCGAGGGGTTCGACGTGGCGATCCGGGTCGCGGCCGGGCCGCAGCGCGACAGCTCCCTCACCACCCGCAGGATCGCGTCCTATCGGAACCTGCTCGTGGCCGCGCCGGGCTACCTCGCCGCCCGCGGCGCGCCGCGGACCCCCGCGGACCTGCTGCGGCATGCCTGCCTGGGCTTCACTGGCTACGCCGCCTGGCCCGACTGGCCGCTGATCAAGGACGGCCGGCGCGAGACGATCCGCCCGGCCTGCTCCCTGGTCGCGGACCATTCGGAGGCGCTGCTCGCCGCCGCGATCGGGGGCGCCGGGATCACCTTCACGTCCCACTGGCTGGCAGGGCCGGCGCTGCGGGCCGGGACGCTGGTCGAGGTGCTGCCGGGCTGGGAGGGGACGGAGCGCGGGGGCGTCTACGCGATCCTGCCGCCCGGCCGCTTGGTGCCGACCAAGTCCCGCCTGTTCGTGGACGAGGTGGCCGGAGCCATCAGGGCGGGATGGGCGCGCTGA
- a CDS encoding cytochrome P450, whose translation MAAPDPAPADTAPVARAALEADPHGMLARLRAAVPFIRTDDGVVMLLRAADIQALVTDPRTRQVETEFAMLRGITEGPLYEFFRLTALLSNGEVHRRRRAPMARSFAFQAVAALRPRVRALAEDLVAARAARGRMNLVADYASPLPARAIAAILGLPERDVPDFTRLVYAMARTLSSAYRPEDRPEAEAAACRLTDYVDRLVAERRRAPRDDLISAFVPLIDAGDAEAAAETRMQIVSLILAGSDTTRAALAIQIGLLLSHPAQWQAVCRDEALIPGAVAEALRYEPAVGSYPRFTLEAIPLDGGVLPAGALVSFSTLSALRDPALCARPEVFDIRRSDHPRWHLVFGGGAHRCLGEALARMELEEGMRALTARLPGLRLDAPLTVRGSAGIRRVEEVPVSWPA comes from the coding sequence ATGGCCGCCCCGGATCCCGCTCCGGCCGACACCGCCCCGGTGGCCCGCGCCGCGCTCGAGGCCGACCCGCACGGCATGCTCGCGCGCCTGCGCGCCGCCGTCCCGTTCATCCGGACCGACGACGGGGTGGTGATGCTGCTGCGGGCCGCCGACATCCAGGCCCTCGTCACCGATCCGCGCACCCGGCAGGTCGAGACCGAATTCGCGATGCTGCGCGGCATCACCGAGGGCCCGCTCTACGAGTTCTTCCGCCTCACCGCCCTGTTGTCGAACGGCGAGGTGCATCGGCGGCGGCGCGCCCCGATGGCCCGCAGCTTCGCCTTCCAGGCCGTGGCGGCCCTGCGCCCGCGCGTGCGGGCCCTCGCCGAGGATCTCGTGGCCGCGCGGGCGGCGCGCGGGCGCATGAACCTCGTGGCCGATTACGCGTCCCCGCTCCCGGCCCGGGCGATCGCCGCGATCCTCGGCCTTCCGGAGCGCGACGTCCCGGATTTCACGCGCCTCGTCTACGCCATGGCCCGGACCCTGAGCTCGGCCTACCGGCCGGAGGACCGGCCCGAGGCCGAGGCGGCGGCCTGCCGGCTCACGGACTACGTCGACCGCCTCGTGGCGGAGCGCCGCCGCGCGCCGCGGGACGACCTGATCTCGGCCTTCGTGCCGCTCATCGACGCGGGCGACGCCGAGGCGGCGGCCGAGACGCGCATGCAGATCGTCTCCCTGATCCTGGCCGGCAGCGACACGACGCGGGCGGCGCTGGCGATCCAGATCGGCCTGCTGCTGTCCCATCCGGCGCAGTGGCAGGCGGTCTGCCGCGACGAGGCGCTGATCCCCGGGGCGGTGGCCGAGGCTCTGCGCTACGAGCCCGCGGTCGGCTCCTACCCCCGCTTCACCCTGGAGGCGATCCCGCTCGACGGGGGCGTGCTGCCCGCCGGCGCCCTCGTCTCCTTCTCGACGCTCTCGGCCCTGCGCGATCCGGCCCTCTGCGCGCGGCCGGAGGTCTTCGACATCCGCCGCAGCGACCATCCGCGCTGGCACCTCGTCTTCGGGGGCGGCGCGCATCGCTGCCTCGGCGAGGCGCTCGCCCGCATGGAGCTGGAGGAGGGAATGCGGGCGCTCACGGCCCGCCTGCCCGGACTGCGCCTCGACGCGCCCCTGACGGTGCGCGGCTCGGCCGGGATCCGGCGGGTGGAGGAGGTCCCGGTCTCCTGGCCGGCCTGA
- a CDS encoding HlyD family secretion protein, with amino-acid sequence MLWNRRAVRITVGLLLLGAVLLAILPNFTGYTSLDGTVNARFTVVAAPIEGVVTATPPKVGTSVPKHTELFTIRNSRIARTAEAQLDADLGAARERLRALEAQIGNLTALRNDLNGRLKEYQQASLANIQQEMVVRQQRIGAAQANQASATADLVRKTTLGATGVVAGSSVEAARAASITAASEQAIAKAELERLNRQLDAVKRGTFVGEGRNDVPYSQQRADEVTIQLATVETQTRSERARVQLLVRQLEIERQRNDTLSLADVRVPFEGVIWRNNVVAGSNVVVGNELIRLLDCRDLFVDILVDETDYDQIRPGDQAEVRLLGSTEIIRGTVVSVRGSSAAVEEVVLAAVPPESRGRNARIRVALEPNGMQTDYANFCQVGRTVQVRIARTNATLPIVSWVKNLWFSIS; translated from the coding sequence ATGTTATGGAACAGGCGAGCCGTTCGAATTACGGTAGGTCTACTGCTGCTCGGCGCGGTATTGCTTGCCATTCTGCCAAATTTTACTGGATATACGAGCCTTGATGGAACGGTAAACGCTCGCTTCACGGTCGTTGCAGCCCCGATCGAAGGTGTTGTCACCGCAACACCGCCGAAGGTCGGGACCTCCGTGCCGAAGCACACGGAACTGTTCACGATCCGAAATTCCCGCATCGCGCGCACGGCGGAAGCACAGCTGGACGCGGACCTCGGCGCGGCGCGCGAAAGGCTGCGCGCACTGGAAGCTCAGATCGGAAATCTGACAGCGCTCAGGAACGACCTGAACGGTCGCCTGAAAGAGTATCAGCAGGCGAGCCTTGCCAACATCCAGCAGGAGATGGTGGTCCGCCAGCAGCGCATCGGCGCCGCCCAGGCCAACCAGGCCTCGGCAACGGCCGACCTCGTGCGCAAGACCACGCTCGGCGCGACCGGCGTGGTCGCGGGAAGCTCCGTCGAGGCGGCGCGCGCCGCGTCCATCACCGCCGCGAGCGAGCAGGCCATCGCCAAGGCCGAGCTGGAGCGCCTCAACCGGCAGCTCGACGCCGTCAAGCGCGGCACCTTCGTCGGTGAGGGCCGCAACGACGTGCCCTACTCGCAGCAGCGCGCGGACGAGGTCACGATCCAGCTCGCGACCGTCGAGACGCAGACCCGCTCCGAGCGCGCGCGCGTCCAGCTCCTCGTGCGCCAGCTGGAGATCGAGCGTCAGCGCAACGACACGCTCTCGCTCGCGGACGTGCGCGTGCCCTTCGAGGGCGTGATCTGGCGCAACAACGTCGTGGCGGGATCGAACGTCGTGGTCGGCAACGAGCTGATCCGCCTGCTCGACTGCCGCGACCTGTTCGTCGACATCCTCGTCGACGAGACCGATTACGACCAGATCAGGCCGGGCGACCAGGCGGAAGTGCGGCTCCTCGGCAGCACGGAGATCATCCGCGGCACGGTGGTGTCCGTGCGCGGGTCGAGTGCGGCCGTCGAGGAGGTGGTGCTCGCGGCAGTGCCTCCGGAGAGCCGCGGCAGGAACGCCCGCATCCGGGTCGCCCTCGAACCGAACGGGATGCAGACCGACTACGCAAATTTCTGCCAAGTCGGCCGCACCGTCCAGGTCCGCATTGCCCGCACGAACGCCACCCTTCCCATCGTGTCTTGGGTGAAGAATCTGTGGTTCAGCATCTCGTAG
- a CDS encoding dihydrodipicolinate synthase family protein, with translation MWTGVLPAVTTKFTPDGDLDHAEMERCFALQLEAGCDGLIVCGSLGEGPMLSQDERLAVLRTAQGVAGGRPVLLTVSEAGTREACALASRAARAGASGLMVVPSPIYHTDEAETVATLRAVAAAGDLPVMIYSNRVAYRVDVTPRIMAELAADPRFVAIKESSDDIRRTTEIINHLGDRYAILTGVDNLALEALTVGAVGWVAGLVCAFPRETVALYRLLRTGRLAEALALYRWFRPLLDLDVSTYLVQNIKLAEAIALGSTEHVRAPRLPLAGSRRAQVEATVRRALEHRPAASPRGA, from the coding sequence ATGTGGACCGGTGTCCTCCCCGCGGTCACGACCAAGTTCACGCCCGACGGGGACCTCGATCACGCCGAGATGGAGCGCTGCTTCGCGCTCCAGCTGGAGGCGGGCTGCGACGGGCTGATCGTCTGCGGCTCCCTCGGCGAGGGCCCGATGCTGTCGCAGGACGAGCGGCTCGCGGTGCTCAGGACCGCCCAGGGCGTGGCGGGCGGCCGGCCCGTCCTCCTCACCGTCTCGGAGGCGGGCACGCGCGAGGCCTGCGCGCTGGCGTCGCGCGCCGCCCGGGCCGGCGCCTCCGGCCTGATGGTGGTGCCGAGCCCGATCTACCACACCGACGAGGCCGAGACGGTCGCGACGCTGCGGGCGGTGGCGGCGGCCGGCGACCTGCCGGTGATGATCTACTCGAACCGGGTCGCCTACCGGGTCGACGTCACGCCGCGGATCATGGCGGAACTCGCCGCGGATCCGCGCTTCGTGGCGATCAAGGAATCCTCCGACGACATCCGGCGCACCACCGAGATCATCAACCATCTGGGCGACCGCTACGCGATCCTCACCGGCGTCGACAACCTCGCCCTGGAGGCGCTCACGGTCGGGGCGGTCGGCTGGGTGGCGGGCCTGGTCTGCGCCTTCCCGCGCGAGACGGTGGCGCTCTACCGGCTGCTGCGGACGGGGCGCCTCGCCGAGGCGCTCGCGCTCTACCGCTGGTTCCGGCCGCTCCTCGACCTCGACGTTTCGACCTATCTGGTCCAGAACATCAAGCTCGCGGAGGCGATCGCGCTCGGCTCGACGGAGCACGTGCGGGCGCCGCGCCTCCCGCTGGCGGGATCCCGCCGGGCGCAAGTCGAGGCGACCGTGCGCCGCGCCCTGGAGCATCGCCCGGCCGCAAGCCCGCGCGGCGCGTGA
- a CDS encoding trimeric intracellular cation channel family protein, whose protein sequence is MPSPIALEPLLPWLDLAGLAVFAASGSLAAVRKRLDIVAACFFALVTATGGGTLRDLLIGAPVFWMRDPAPVILCVLVAVAAWAMPLRWWPERALDWLDAAGLAAYAVYGAGKALQFGVSSISAAAAGIITACVGGVIRDITAGVPSVLLRHELYVTAALVAAATFVVLDEAGLSAPWPALTGALVGFLLRGAAIRWGLTLRPHRGPSPPPLR, encoded by the coding sequence GTGCCGTCGCCGATCGCCCTCGAACCCCTCCTCCCCTGGCTGGACCTGGCCGGCTTGGCGGTGTTCGCCGCCTCGGGATCGCTCGCCGCCGTGCGCAAGCGCCTCGACATCGTGGCGGCCTGCTTCTTCGCCCTCGTCACGGCGACGGGCGGCGGGACCTTGCGCGACCTCCTGATCGGCGCGCCGGTCTTCTGGATGCGGGATCCGGCTCCCGTGATCCTCTGCGTCCTCGTCGCCGTGGCGGCCTGGGCGATGCCGCTGCGCTGGTGGCCGGAACGGGCGCTCGACTGGCTCGACGCCGCCGGCCTCGCCGCCTACGCGGTCTACGGCGCCGGCAAGGCTCTCCAGTTCGGCGTCTCCTCCATCTCGGCGGCCGCGGCCGGGATCATCACGGCCTGCGTGGGCGGCGTCATCCGCGACATCACGGCGGGCGTTCCGTCCGTCCTGCTCCGCCATGAACTCTACGTCACCGCGGCGCTGGTGGCGGCCGCGACCTTCGTGGTCCTCGACGAGGCCGGCCTGAGCGCGCCCTGGCCCGCGCTGACGGGCGCGCTCGTGGGTTTCCTGCTGCGGGGCGCCGCCATCCGGTGGGGGCTGACCCTTCGCCCGCATCGCGGGCCGAGCCCTCCGCCGCTGCGCTGA
- a CDS encoding metal/formaldehyde-sensitive transcriptional repressor, protein MAHTIRDKTKLLARVRRIRGQAEAVERALEAELGCGDVLMLVASMRGAINGLTAELIEDHIRHHVVNPDGEPDADRARGAAELIEVVRTYLK, encoded by the coding sequence ATGGCCCACACGATCCGGGACAAGACCAAGCTGCTGGCGCGGGTGCGCCGGATCCGGGGACAGGCGGAGGCCGTCGAGCGGGCCCTGGAGGCCGAACTGGGCTGCGGCGACGTGCTGATGCTGGTCGCCTCGATGCGCGGGGCCATCAACGGGCTGACCGCCGAACTGATCGAAGACCACATCCGCCACCACGTCGTGAACCCGGACGGCGAGCCGGACGCCGACCGCGCCAGGGGCGCGGCCGAGCTGATCGAGGTGGTGCGGACCTATCTCAAGTAG
- a CDS encoding glycosyltransferase family 2 protein gives MVQHLVALAPTLLVAAFFLILTLNWPRDANWSRAITCAFVLLVALRYLVWRFVATVLPSPANGSFGFYWTWFVFFVELGAFADILLFLVAMSRSVDRRAEADRLEKAFFAREPADLPTVDVFIPTYNEPLDVLERTIVGALALDYPQDKLKIYVLDDKRRDWLRDYCDRKGAIHVTRPDNTHAKAGNLNNGLKVSSGDFVAIFDADFVPYRHFLRRTVPFFADPTIGIVQTPQHFFNKDPVQSNLSLEKVWPDEQRLFFDEMATSRDAWDVSFCCGSCSITRRAAITTIGGFPYESITEDLLTTLALLNKGYKTRYLNERLSMGLAAENLKGYFVQRSRWCRGGIQTIYLHNGPLRGPGLTLFQRFMFLPLSWLVQYTVRFVILVVPAVYLWTGAAPLTFTSTVDIVWYQLPVLAAYFLLMGWLTPTRYLPLVSSAVGAFATFRMLPVVIMSLIKPFGVPFRVTPKGSGNVESEFDAYTFFSIAFWIAVTALGLVINVVPEWSRIGRGEFSVVSAYWAVVNILVLMVAALICFEKPRPLLDSFATDEDARVEFETGAMLGKVTSLSLAGGIAEFDADPNVRVGDRLTVEMDRFPHLRCTVEKVGRRSRQGRSAVKFSYTLDEACRDRMIVKLYTGGYSQDIHDLDKSAVVGGIWSRMFGRTARVSA, from the coding sequence GTGGTTCAGCATCTCGTAGCACTGGCGCCGACCCTCCTCGTCGCGGCGTTCTTCCTGATTCTCACGCTCAATTGGCCTCGCGACGCGAATTGGTCGCGGGCGATCACCTGCGCCTTCGTGCTGCTCGTCGCCCTGCGCTACCTCGTCTGGCGCTTCGTGGCCACCGTGCTGCCCTCCCCCGCCAACGGGAGCTTCGGCTTCTACTGGACGTGGTTCGTCTTCTTCGTTGAACTCGGCGCCTTCGCGGACATCCTGCTCTTCCTCGTCGCGATGAGCCGCTCGGTGGACCGCCGCGCCGAGGCCGACCGCCTGGAGAAGGCGTTCTTCGCGCGGGAGCCGGCCGACCTCCCGACGGTCGACGTGTTCATCCCGACCTACAACGAGCCGCTGGACGTCCTGGAGCGCACCATCGTGGGAGCGCTCGCCCTCGACTACCCCCAGGACAAGCTCAAGATCTACGTCCTCGATGACAAGCGTCGCGACTGGCTGCGGGACTATTGCGATAGGAAGGGCGCGATCCACGTCACGCGGCCCGACAACACGCATGCCAAAGCCGGCAATTTGAACAACGGCCTCAAAGTCTCTTCGGGAGATTTCGTCGCAATATTTGACGCGGATTTCGTGCCGTACCGGCATTTTCTGCGGCGGACAGTTCCGTTCTTCGCCGACCCGACCATTGGTATTGTTCAGACCCCGCAGCACTTCTTCAACAAGGATCCGGTGCAGTCCAACCTCAGTCTGGAGAAGGTCTGGCCCGACGAGCAGCGCCTGTTCTTCGACGAGATGGCGACCTCGCGCGACGCCTGGGACGTGAGCTTCTGCTGCGGCTCCTGCTCGATCACGCGGCGAGCGGCCATCACCACGATCGGTGGCTTCCCGTACGAGTCGATCACCGAGGACCTGCTCACCACGCTCGCCCTCCTCAACAAGGGCTACAAGACGCGCTACCTCAACGAGCGGCTCTCGATGGGGCTCGCGGCGGAGAACCTGAAGGGGTACTTCGTTCAGCGGAGCCGGTGGTGCCGAGGCGGGATCCAGACGATCTACCTGCACAACGGGCCGCTGCGCGGCCCCGGCCTCACCCTGTTCCAGCGCTTCATGTTCCTGCCGCTGTCCTGGCTCGTCCAGTACACGGTGCGTTTCGTCATCCTGGTGGTGCCCGCAGTCTATCTCTGGACCGGGGCCGCGCCGCTCACCTTCACCAGCACGGTCGATATCGTGTGGTACCAGCTGCCGGTGCTCGCCGCCTACTTCCTGCTGATGGGCTGGCTCACTCCGACGCGCTACCTGCCGCTCGTCTCCTCCGCGGTCGGGGCGTTCGCCACCTTCCGCATGCTGCCGGTGGTGATCATGAGCCTCATCAAGCCCTTCGGGGTGCCGTTCCGGGTGACGCCGAAGGGCTCGGGCAACGTGGAATCGGAGTTCGACGCCTACACGTTCTTCTCGATCGCCTTCTGGATCGCCGTCACGGCTCTGGGCCTCGTCATCAACGTCGTTCCCGAGTGGTCCAGGATCGGACGCGGGGAATTCTCCGTGGTGTCGGCCTACTGGGCGGTCGTGAACATCCTGGTGCTGATGGTGGCGGCGCTGATCTGCTTCGAGAAGCCGAGGCCGCTGCTGGACAGCTTCGCGACGGACGAGGACGCGCGGGTCGAGTTCGAGACCGGCGCCATGCTGGGCAAGGTGACGAGCTTGTCGCTCGCAGGCGGGATCGCGGAATTCGACGCGGATCCGAACGTCAGGGTCGGGGACCGGCTCACCGTCGAGATGGACCGCTTTCCGCACCTGCGCTGCACGGTCGAGAAGGTCGGCCGCCGCTCCCGCCAGGGCAGGTCGGCCGTGAAGTTCTCATACACGCTCGACGAGGCGTGCCGCGACCGCATGATCGTGAAGCTCTACACGGGCGGCTACTCGCAGGACATCCACGACCTCGACAAGTCGGCGGTCGTGGGTGGCATCTGGTCACGCATGTTCGGTCGCACTGCGAGAGTGTCGGCTTGA
- a CDS encoding SDR family oxidoreductase has protein sequence MQQLKDQRFLVLGGSSGIGLATARAAAGAGAAVTVASRSRDKLDAALAAIGGTARAVVLDTTDNGAVERFFADESPWDHVAISAAETARGPVRGLGLDAARAAMESKFWGAYQVARAARIGPGGSLTFVSGYMSERPLATAVLQGAINAALEGLARGLALELAPVRVNTVSPGLIETPLWSRMAEADRAAMFANAAERLPARRVGRPEDVANAVLFLAATPFATGSTLRLDGGAAIA, from the coding sequence ATGCAGCAGTTGAAGGACCAGCGCTTCCTCGTTCTCGGCGGAAGTTCCGGGATCGGGCTGGCCACGGCGCGCGCCGCCGCCGGGGCGGGAGCGGCCGTGACGGTGGCCTCGCGCTCCCGGGACAAGCTCGATGCGGCCCTCGCGGCGATCGGCGGCACGGCGCGCGCCGTCGTGCTCGACACGACCGACAACGGCGCCGTCGAGCGGTTCTTCGCCGATGAGAGTCCCTGGGACCACGTCGCGATCTCCGCCGCCGAGACGGCCCGGGGCCCCGTCCGGGGCCTCGGGCTGGACGCGGCCCGGGCCGCGATGGAGAGCAAGTTCTGGGGCGCCTACCAGGTCGCCCGGGCCGCGCGGATCGGGCCGGGCGGCTCGCTGACCTTCGTGTCGGGCTACATGAGCGAGCGGCCCCTGGCCACCGCGGTCCTGCAGGGGGCGATCAACGCCGCCCTCGAAGGGCTGGCACGGGGCCTCGCCCTCGAACTCGCCCCGGTGCGGGTCAACACGGTGTCGCCCGGCCTGATCGAGACGCCGCTCTGGTCGCGCATGGCGGAGGCGGACCGCGCCGCCATGTTCGCGAATGCGGCGGAGCGGCTGCCGGCGCGCCGCGTCGGCCGTCCCGAGGACGTCGCCAACGCGGTCCTGTTCCTCGCCGCCACGCCCTTCGCGACGGGCTCGACCCTCCGCCTCGACGGGGGCGCCGCCATCGCGTGA
- the map gene encoding type I methionyl aminopeptidase, whose translation MTVSNDDELRQLEAIGRIVANTLKAMGAAIEPGITTGELDRIGRRLMEDAGARPGPELCYDFPGATCISVNEEVAHGIPGERRIAPGDLVNIDVSAEKNGIFADTGASFAVPPVSTSIERLCRDGRRAMWTGIRQVGVNKPLAGIGQAIGEFARRHRYTLVRNLASHGVGHSLHEEPTEIATWPDRSERRTITEGLVFTVEPFLSLGAKLAERGDDAWTLVSEPKAATVQYEHTIVATRRGALVVTLPR comes from the coding sequence ATGACCGTCTCGAACGACGATGAGCTCCGTCAGCTCGAAGCGATCGGCAGGATCGTCGCCAACACGCTCAAGGCCATGGGCGCGGCGATCGAGCCGGGCATCACGACCGGCGAGCTCGACAGGATAGGCCGGAGGCTCATGGAGGACGCGGGCGCCCGGCCGGGACCCGAGCTCTGCTACGACTTTCCCGGCGCGACCTGCATCAGCGTCAACGAGGAGGTCGCCCACGGCATCCCGGGCGAGCGGCGGATCGCGCCGGGCGACCTCGTCAACATCGACGTCTCGGCGGAGAAGAACGGCATCTTCGCCGATACGGGCGCCTCCTTCGCGGTGCCCCCCGTCTCGACCTCCATCGAGCGGCTGTGCCGGGACGGGCGACGAGCCATGTGGACCGGCATCCGGCAGGTCGGCGTCAACAAGCCGCTCGCCGGAATCGGCCAGGCGATCGGGGAATTCGCGCGGCGCCACCGCTACACCCTGGTCCGGAACCTCGCCAGCCACGGCGTGGGCCACTCGCTCCATGAGGAGCCCACGGAGATCGCCACGTGGCCCGACCGCTCCGAGCGGCGGACGATCACCGAGGGGCTGGTCTTCACGGTCGAGCCCTTCCTGTCGCTGGGTGCCAAGCTCGCCGAGCGGGGCGACGACGCCTGGACCCTGGTGAGCGAACCCAAGGCAGCGACCGTGCAGTACGAACACACGATCGTGGCCACGCGCCGCGGCGCCCTGGTCGTGACGCTGCCCAGGTGA
- a CDS encoding SDR family NAD(P)-dependent oxidoreductase: MRTFLSIGAGPGMGLETAERFAREGFRVILSARNADRTRGLAAQLEAKGYAAEARAADAGDPASVAALVESVEREFGGIDVLHYNAASMRRAALAEQPRDTFTGDLAVNIGGAMAAAQAVAPGMAARGGGTILLTGGGFGLQPHPDYLSLSIGKAGIRALAHGLFERFRQQGIHVATVTVAGFVNPGSEDAKAVGERFWQLHAQPAGSWTVEATYTPAG, translated from the coding sequence ATGAGGACGTTTCTCAGCATCGGTGCAGGCCCCGGGATGGGCCTGGAGACGGCCGAGCGGTTCGCCCGCGAGGGCTTCCGGGTGATCCTGAGCGCCCGCAACGCGGACAGGACGCGCGGCCTGGCCGCGCAGCTCGAGGCCAAGGGCTACGCGGCCGAGGCGCGCGCCGCGGATGCGGGCGACCCGGCCAGCGTGGCCGCCCTGGTCGAGAGCGTCGAGCGGGAGTTCGGCGGCATCGACGTGCTGCACTACAACGCCGCGTCCATGCGCCGGGCCGCGCTCGCGGAGCAGCCGCGCGACACCTTCACCGGCGACCTCGCGGTGAATATCGGCGGCGCGATGGCGGCGGCCCAGGCGGTCGCGCCGGGAATGGCCGCGCGGGGCGGCGGCACGATCCTGCTCACCGGCGGCGGCTTCGGCCTGCAGCCTCACCCGGACTACCTGTCCCTGAGCATCGGCAAGGCGGGAATCCGCGCCCTGGCGCACGGCCTGTTCGAGCGCTTCCGGCAGCAGGGGATCCACGTCGCGACCGTCACGGTCGCCGGCTTCGTGAACCCGGGCTCCGAGGATGCGAAGGCGGTCGGCGAGCGGTTCTGGCAGCTCCACGCCCAGCCGGCGGGGTCGTGGACGGTCGAGGCGACCTACACGCCCGCGGGCTGA
- a CDS encoding nickel/cobalt efflux transporter: MTSLPDLLQQGTAHAWLFVPSAILLGALHGLEPGHSKTMMAAFIIAVRGTVAQAVLLGLAATLSHTALVWVIALAGQSFGQQWGETSEPYFQLVSALLIVALALWMAWRTWREQHHDHPHHHGEARAVATRDGLLALEVFEDGVPPRWRLRAERGPLPDPGRVRLEILRPDGTRQAFAFVRAGAVLESREEIPEPHAFTARLHLDGPAGAETHEAAFEEPAHPHAHMNLGEEDDAHARAHAQDIRRRFAGRRVTTGQIVLFGLTGGLIPCPAAITVLLLCIQLKQFSLGFALVVCFSLGLAATMVSAGVLAALSVTHVASRWSGFGRLARRAPYASAALIVLVGLYTGWLGWQGIRHGPAAHAAQAVAARRA, encoded by the coding sequence ATGACCTCACTGCCCGACCTGCTGCAGCAGGGGACCGCGCATGCGTGGCTGTTCGTGCCGAGCGCGATCCTGCTCGGGGCCCTGCACGGGCTCGAACCCGGCCACTCCAAGACGATGATGGCCGCCTTCATCATCGCCGTGCGCGGGACGGTCGCGCAGGCGGTGCTGCTGGGGCTGGCGGCGACGCTCTCGCACACGGCGCTGGTGTGGGTGATCGCGCTGGCCGGGCAATCCTTCGGGCAGCAATGGGGGGAGACCTCCGAGCCCTACTTCCAGCTCGTCTCGGCGCTCCTGATCGTCGCCCTGGCCCTCTGGATGGCGTGGCGCACCTGGCGCGAGCAGCACCACGACCACCCTCACCACCACGGCGAGGCGCGGGCCGTCGCGACCCGCGACGGGCTCCTCGCGCTGGAGGTATTCGAGGACGGCGTGCCGCCGCGCTGGCGCCTGCGCGCCGAGCGCGGCCCGCTGCCGGATCCCGGGCGGGTCCGCCTGGAGATCCTGCGCCCGGACGGCACCCGGCAGGCCTTCGCGTTCGTGCGCGCGGGCGCCGTCCTGGAGAGCCGGGAGGAGATCCCGGAGCCGCACGCCTTCACGGCGCGGCTGCACCTCGACGGCCCGGCCGGGGCGGAGACCCACGAGGCCGCCTTCGAGGAGCCCGCCCATCCCCACGCCCACATGAACCTCGGCGAGGAGGACGACGCCCATGCCCGCGCCCATGCGCAGGACATCCGGCGGCGCTTCGCGGGCCGCCGCGTCACCACGGGGCAGATCGTCCTGTTCGGCCTGACCGGCGGCCTGATCCCGTGTCCGGCCGCGATCACCGTGCTGCTGCTGTGCATCCAGCTCAAGCAGTTCAGCCTCGGCTTCGCGCTGGTCGTGTGCTTCAGCCTCGGGCTCGCTGCGACGATGGTGTCGGCGGGCGTGCTGGCCGCGCTGAGCGTCACGCACGTCGCCTCGCGCTGGTCCGGGTTCGGCCGCCTCGCCCGGCGGGCGCCCTACGCCTCGGCGGCGCTGATCGTGCTGGTCGGCCTCTATACCGGCTGGCTCGGCTGGCAGGGTATCCGGCACGGCCCGGCCGCGCACGCGGCCCAGGCGGTCGCCGCGCGGCGCGCGTGA